Proteins encoded by one window of Candidatus Cloacimonadaceae bacterium:
- a CDS encoding tetratricopeptide repeat protein, whose protein sequence is MKYLIIIALTATLLISACAAPRQKLSAQANVNIKTANVYYAQQNVAEALKYYNLVLEDNPDHVIALRRVSDINMYNAERNPEQALQLNKSAFEGYARVIKTTEGFSKLTEEDFADIRDMKKRKDSCWARIFKIAEDEYIAGNTREAMEIFELAATLYPDRIEPLIKLKVIHQVDLKDDAKAEEILQKIYAKDPENIVLLQELGIFYLNKIEHETALTFLNKAKVKEPRNTNNLMNISYCHFELSQYQQAMDNTMIVLSFDPKNYDALTDAKYIAYKLNDNELALSFLKQLLAIRDNDKDYQEISFLLNEMKRFEDLVTYGEKWHNYDETSKDAVQLVILAAQKLKNKTLETKYVNILKKMK, encoded by the coding sequence ATGAAGTATCTGATAATCATAGCTCTAACAGCAACTTTGCTGATCAGTGCCTGCGCCGCTCCACGGCAAAAATTGAGTGCCCAGGCAAACGTGAACATCAAGACCGCCAACGTCTATTATGCCCAACAAAACGTCGCGGAAGCACTGAAGTATTACAATCTTGTGCTTGAGGATAACCCCGACCACGTCATCGCCCTCCGCCGCGTTTCCGATATCAATATGTATAACGCCGAACGCAACCCGGAGCAAGCGCTGCAGCTCAACAAATCCGCCTTTGAAGGCTATGCAAGAGTGATCAAAACCACCGAAGGCTTTTCCAAGCTCACAGAAGAAGACTTTGCCGATATCCGCGACATGAAAAAACGCAAGGACAGTTGCTGGGCGCGCATCTTCAAGATCGCCGAGGATGAATACATTGCCGGCAATACCCGCGAGGCAATGGAGATTTTTGAGCTCGCCGCTACCCTTTATCCAGACCGCATCGAGCCACTGATCAAGCTCAAGGTCATCCATCAGGTTGATCTCAAAGACGACGCCAAAGCCGAGGAGATACTGCAAAAAATCTATGCAAAAGATCCCGAAAACATCGTCCTGCTTCAGGAATTGGGCATCTTTTATCTCAATAAAATAGAACATGAAACCGCTTTAACCTTTCTGAACAAAGCGAAAGTGAAAGAACCCCGCAACACCAACAATCTGATGAACATCTCCTATTGCCATTTTGAGCTTAGCCAATATCAACAAGCCATGGATAACACCATGATCGTGCTGAGCTTCGACCCCAAGAACTACGACGCTCTCACAGACGCCAAATATATCGCATATAAATTGAACGATAACGAACTGGCACTCAGCTTTTTGAAACAACTGTTAGCCATCCGTGACAACGACAAAGACTATCAGGAAATCAGCTTCCTGCTCAATGAAATGAAGAGATTTGAAGACCTCGTCACCTACGGCGAAAAATGGCATAACTATGACGAAACCAGCAAGGATGCAGTGCAATTGGTCATCCTCGCCGCACAAAAGCTAAAGAACAAGACCCTGGAAACCAAATACGTAAACATCCTTAAAAAGATGAAATAA
- a CDS encoding DMT family transporter — MKNQRSAYIYAILAVIAWSSVSTAFKLSLKFLTPLGLLLFSSLTASIFLVLINWSNGRNESGDRHGFYTNIKLSLLPGFLNPFLYYLVLFYAYDRLRAQEAQVLNYTWAIVLAVMSIIILKERFRVRDIVALLISFGGVILISSRGSFIGMKFDNPLGSILALSSSLIWASYWIMNMRDARPPVCKLMYNFLCGSIFIVFNTLVRAVIGGGELFVQSPVGLVFVLGAVYVGIFEMGLTFVLWLKALERSKSTSMISNLIFVTPFISLLFIALILKESIHPATFVGLVIIIGSNAIQRWGRDER, encoded by the coding sequence ATGAAAAACCAGCGCTCCGCCTACATCTATGCCATCCTTGCCGTTATCGCTTGGTCAAGCGTTTCCACCGCCTTCAAACTGAGCCTGAAGTTCCTCACTCCATTGGGATTACTGCTCTTTTCATCGCTCACGGCAAGCATCTTTCTGGTGTTGATCAATTGGTCAAACGGCAGAAACGAAAGCGGCGACCGGCACGGATTCTACACAAATATCAAGCTTTCCCTCCTGCCGGGATTCCTGAATCCTTTCTTGTATTATCTGGTCTTGTTTTATGCCTATGATCGCTTGCGGGCGCAGGAAGCGCAGGTGCTGAACTACACTTGGGCAATCGTGCTGGCGGTGATGTCCATCATCATCTTGAAAGAACGCTTCCGCGTCCGTGATATCGTCGCCTTGCTGATCAGCTTCGGCGGTGTCATTTTGATCTCATCGAGAGGCAGTTTCATCGGGATGAAGTTTGATAACCCCCTGGGCTCCATCCTTGCCTTGTCATCATCGCTGATCTGGGCAAGCTATTGGATCATGAACATGCGCGATGCACGTCCGCCGGTATGCAAACTGATGTATAACTTTCTCTGCGGCAGCATATTCATAGTTTTTAACACATTGGTGAGAGCGGTTATCGGTGGGGGAGAGCTTTTTGTGCAAAGCCCCGTGGGATTGGTATTCGTGCTCGGTGCCGTCTATGTCGGCATCTTCGAGATGGGGCTCACATTCGTATTGTGGTTGAAGGCTTTGGAACGCAGCAAGAGCACCTCCATGATCTCCAATTTGATCTTTGTGACGCCATTTATCTCGCTGTTGTTCATCGCCTTGATTCTCAAAGAGAGCATCCACCCGGCTACTTTTGTGGGTTTGGTGATCATTATCGGCTCAAACGCGATCCAGAGGTGGGGGAGGGATGAGAGATGA
- a CDS encoding histidinol-phosphatase HisJ family protein translates to MKIDNHIHSEYSYDSKIKAQEVIDKAILLQYKAITITEHLDLLPQELGIFGLPSLREYFDSMRRLKEINQNIILLCGIEIGDYHRVRDFASALIAPYPFDLILGSVHFLTDNTNVAIPHPSPLGKAAQTDYYEHNLSLVTDCEIDVLSHLGVYKRYYDQAPDESRCRDVIEAIFRTMIKREIALEVNFSSLRKRYPFVLPEHHYLDLYRNLGGRLFSIGSDSHQIDHFNDHFHRLPKWLIEASILKGNLIYV, encoded by the coding sequence AGAAGTGATTGATAAGGCTATCTTGCTTCAATACAAAGCTATAACAATCACTGAACATCTCGATTTACTGCCTCAGGAACTGGGGATCTTTGGCTTGCCCTCGCTCCGTGAGTATTTTGATAGTATGCGAAGATTGAAGGAGATCAATCAAAATATCATTCTTCTCTGCGGGATCGAGATTGGAGATTATCACCGTGTGCGTGATTTTGCCAGTGCTTTGATAGCGCCCTATCCATTTGATCTGATCCTCGGTTCGGTGCATTTTTTGACCGACAATACCAATGTAGCCATACCTCATCCCTCGCCCTTGGGAAAAGCCGCTCAGACGGATTATTATGAACATAATCTCTCATTGGTCACGGATTGCGAGATCGACGTGTTGTCGCACTTGGGAGTCTATAAGCGCTATTACGACCAGGCTCCGGATGAATCCCGCTGCCGCGATGTCATCGAAGCGATCTTTCGCACGATGATCAAACGTGAGATCGCTCTCGAAGTCAATTTTTCATCCCTGCGCAAGCGCTATCCCTTTGTACTGCCGGAACATCACTATCTCGATCTCTATCGCAATCTGGGTGGAAGGCTCTTCAGCATTGGTAGCGATTCTCATCAAATTGACCATTTTAACGATCACTTTCATCGTCTGCCCAAGTGGCTGATTGAAGCATCAATTCTCAAAGGCAATCTGATCTATGTCTGA